Below is a genomic region from Catenuloplanes atrovinosus.
CCCAGTGCCTCCAGCAGCACGCCGGCGACCGTACGCCGGGTCGGCTGCACCGCCCAGCCGGAGAAGTCGGTCCCGTCGTAGGCGACGTCCAGGCGTACCCGTGGCATCCGATGGTCCTTCGGCTAAGACGCAAGAGCCCGGCCTCCGGAGAAGGAGACCGGGCCCTGCGGAAACGCGGACTTACTTGTCGTCGCCCTCGGCCTGCGTGCCGGGGCCGTCGGCGTCCTTGTCACCGGACGCCGAGACCGGCGGGTCGGCGTCCTGGTCCGCCGAGTCCGAGGACGTGGCGGGCGCGGAGGAGGTGGCCGGGGCCTCGTCCTCGCGGGCCAGCGCCTCGACCTTGTCCTGCTGGCGCGCGGCCTTCCGGGCGGCCTTGGACGGGCCGGTGGTGGCCGCGACCTCGAGCGCCTCGACCAGCTCGATGATCGCCATCGGAGCGGCATCGCCGCGGCGCGGCCCGGTCTTCACGATCCGGGTGTAGCCGCCGGGACGGTTCTCGAACCGCGGGGCGATCTTGTCGAACAGCTCGAACACCACGTCCTTGTCGCGGACGACGGTGAGCACCCGCCGACGCGCGTGCAGGTCACCGCGCTTGGCCTTGGTGATGAGCTGCTCGGCCAGCGGACGCAGCCGCCGGGCCTTGGACTCGGTGGTCTTGATCTTCCCGTGCCGGAACAGCTCGGTGGCCAGGTTGGCCAGGATGAGCCGCTCGTGCGCCGGGCCGCCGCCGAGGCGGGCTCCCTTGGTGGGCGTGGGCATGTCGGTGCTCCTGAATACGCTTCAGCCGGCGAGAACCGGCGGGGAAAATTACAGCTGCTCGGTCTCGCGGTAGTCGTCGCTGTCGTAGTCGACCTCGCCGAACGAGTCCACGACGTTGGTCGGGTCGAAGGAGGGCGCGGAGTCCTTCAGGCCCAGGCCCATACCGGCCAGCTTCATCTTGACCTCGTCGATGCTCTTCTGCCCGAAATTCCTTATATCGAGGAGATCAGCTTCCGTGCGCCCGATGAGTTCGCCCACGGTGTTGATGCCCTCGCGCTTGAGGCAGTTGTAGGAACGGACGGTGAGGTCCAGCTCCTCGATCGGCAGCGCCAGGTCGGCCGCCAGCTGCGCGTCCTGCGGAGACGGCCCGATGTCGATGCCCTCGGCGGTCTCGTCCAGCTCGCGGCAGAGCCCGAAGAGCTCGACCAGGGTCGAGCCCGCGGAGGCCAGCGCCGTACGCGGGGAGATGGACGCCTTGGTCTCGACGTCGATGATCAGCCGGTCGAAGTCCGTGCGCTGCTCGACACGGGTGGCCTCGACGCGGTAGGTCACCTTCATCACCGGTGTGTAGATCGAGTCGACGGGAATCCGCCCGATCTCCGCACCGGCCTGCTTGTTCTGCGCGGCGGTGACGTAGCCCCGGCCCCGCTCGACCGTCAGCTCCATGTCGAGCCGGCCCTTGCCGTTCAGCGTGGCCAGCTTCAGGTCGGGGTTGTGCACGGAGACGCCGGCCGGGGGCTGGATGTCGCCCGCCGTGACGTCTCCCGGCCCCGCCTTACGCAGGTACATGCTGACCGGCTCGTCGTGCTCGGAGCTGACGCACAGCTCCTTGATGTTCATGACGAGCTCGACCACGTCCTCCTTGACGCCCGGGATCGTGGTGAACTCGTGCAGCACGCCGTCGACCTTGATGCTGGTGACGGCCGCACCCGGAATCGAGGAGAGCAGGGTACGACGGAGCGAGTTGCCGAGCGTGTAGCCGAAGCCGGGCTCGAGCGGCTCGATGATGAACTTCGAGCGGGTCTCGCTGATCGGCTCCTCGGAGAGAGCCGGCCGCTGGGTGATAAGCACAGAACTTCTCTTTTCGTACGGGGCACCCGCTATTTGATGCCCGAACTCGACGACCGGCGACGCCCCGAGGGGCGCCGCCGGACAACAGCCTTACTTGGAGTAAAGCTCGACGATCAGCTGCTCCTGGACCTGCGTGTCGATGACCTGCCGGCTCGGGAGCGAGTGGACCAGAACCTTGAACTGGCTCGGGATCGACTCCAGCCACGCCGGAATGGTGCGACCGCCGGCCTGGGCCGACGCGACGACGAACGGGGTCATCTCGCGAGACTTCTCGCGGACCTCGACGATGTCGTGCTCCTTGATCCGGTACGACGGGATGTCGACCTTCTTGCCGTTCACCAGGAAGTGACCGTGCTTGACCAGCTGCCGCGCCATGTCGCGCGACGAGGCCCAGCCGGACCGGTAGACGACGTTGTCGAGACGGGTCTCCAGGATCTGGAGCAGGACCTCACCGGTCTTGCCCTTCTTGGAGACGGCCTCGTCGTAGTAACCGCGGAACTGCTTCTCCAGCACGCCGTACACGCGGCGGGCCTTCTGCTTCTCGCGGTGCTGGAGCAGGTACTCCGACTCCTTGGTCCGGCCGCGGCCGTGCTGGCCGGGCGGGAACGGACGGGACTCGAAGGGGCACTTCGGTCCGTCGCACTTGCTGCCCTTGAGGAACAGCTTCATCTTCTCCCGCCGGCAACGGCGGCAGTCAGCACCGGTGTAACGAGCCATTTTCCTCTTCTACCTCTCAGACCCGGCGACGCTTCGGCGGACGGCACCCGTTGTGCGGCTGCGGCGTGACGTCGGAGATCTGACCGACCTCGAGGCCGACGGCCTGCAGCGAACGGATGGCGGTCTCCCGGCCGGAGCCGGGGCCCTTGACGAACACGTCGACCTTCCGCATGCCGTGCTCCATCGCGCGACGCGCGGCGGCCTCGGCGGCCATCTGCGCGGCGAACGGGGTCGACTTGCGGGAGCCCTTGAAGCCCACCTGGCCGGCCGAGGCCCAGGAGATGACAGCACCGGTCGGGTCCGTGATGGACACGATGGTGTTGTTGAAGGTGCTCTTGATGTGCGCCTGCCCGTGGGCGACGTTCTTGCGTTCCTTGCGCCGGACCTTCTTGACTGCGGCCCCAGCGCGTGCCTTGGGTGGCATGAGTTCTCTGCGCTCCTATATGGGTGAGATCGGGACTTACTACTTCTTGCCGGGCTTCTTCTTGCCGGCGACGGTGCGCTTCGGACCCTTGCGGGTACGAGCGTTCGTCCGGGTCCGCTGTCCGCGGACCGGCAGGCCCCGGCGGTGCCGGATGCCGGCGTAGCAGCCGATCTCGACCTTGCGGCGAATATCCGCGGCGACCTCGCGGCGCAGGTCGCCCTCTACCTTGAAGTTCCCCTCGATGTAGTCGCGCAGCAGCACGACTTCCTCATCGGTGAGGTCCTTGGCGCGCTTGTTCGGGTCGATGCCGGTGGCGGCGAGCGCCTCCACGGCGCGGGTCCGTCCGACCCCGAAGATGTAGGTGAGCGCGATCTCCATCCGCTTCTCGCGGGGGAGGTCGACGCCGACTAGACGTGCCATGTGCGGGCGTACTCCTCAACTTCTTCTCGCGGAGGTCTGTGCCGTCCCCTCCCCGCACTGGCGCGTCGGCGCCTGCCCGGCGGGGCCCCGGCCTCCGACCGGGGGTGCACCGCGACGAATCGCGGCGGGAACGAACTGTCAGTTGTCGGGGGCGCGTCGGACCCCGTCGCCAGAATCAGCCCTGGCGCTGCTTGTGGCGCGGGTCCTCACAAATGATCATGACCCGGCCGTGCCGGCGGATGACGCGGCACTTGTTGCAGATCTTCTTGACGCTCGGCTTGACCTTCACGGTGCGCCTTTGCTGTTCATCCGTGTCCCCGGCACGACGAAGCGCCGCCCGGTGAGGCACGGGTGACGGACACAGGAAATCCCGCCCCGTCGATCAGTTAGCGGTGGGCCCTACTTGTACCGATAGACGATGCGCCCACGGGTGAGATCGTATGGAGATAGCTCCACGACGACCCGGTCCTCGGGCAAAATACGGATGTAGTGCTGCCGCATCTTGCCACTGATGTGAGCCAGCACCTTGTGACCGTTGGCGAGCTCCACCCTGAACATGGCGTTCGGCAGTGGCTCGATCACTCGGCCTTCGATCTCGATGGCTCCGTCTTTCTTCGGCATGTCCTCCGCTACCTGACATTCGGTTATGGGACGCGCACACAACGCCGCTCGCAAGACGTGCTCATGATGATTCGCCTCGCGCCAGCCGCGGCTCCGCCACGCCATCGAAGCGCTGATGGACATGACGGAAGGGACGCTGTGCGCCAATCAACGAGTGTACGCCGCGCATTACATCGACACCAAACCGAGGTCACGCAACCCGCGGTCGGGTGTGTCGCTGCCCGCCGAAAACCGGACGGACGTGCCTAAATCACTCGTCGTGGTCGTCGCGCTCGGCCTCGATCGCCTTCTTCCGCGCCTGCTTCGCCGCCCACCGCTGCGGCTCACCGGTCGCCAGCCCCGCCACGGTGGAGATCACCAGGACCGTCCCCCAGGTGCCGGCCACCCAGCCCGGCCAGAACGCGCTCGGCCAGTCACCGTTCGCCACCGCCGGGAAGCCCCAGACGGCCAGCAGAACGCCCATCACGCCGAG
It encodes:
- the rplQ gene encoding 50S ribosomal protein L17; amino-acid sequence: MPTPTKGARLGGGPAHERLILANLATELFRHGKIKTTESKARRLRPLAEQLITKAKRGDLHARRRVLTVVRDKDVVFELFDKIAPRFENRPGGYTRIVKTGPRRGDAAPMAIIELVEALEVAATTGPSKAARKAARQQDKVEALAREDEAPATSSAPATSSDSADQDADPPVSASGDKDADGPGTQAEGDDK
- a CDS encoding DNA-directed RNA polymerase subunit alpha; amino-acid sequence: MLITQRPALSEEPISETRSKFIIEPLEPGFGYTLGNSLRRTLLSSIPGAAVTSIKVDGVLHEFTTIPGVKEDVVELVMNIKELCVSSEHDEPVSMYLRKAGPGDVTAGDIQPPAGVSVHNPDLKLATLNGKGRLDMELTVERGRGYVTAAQNKQAGAEIGRIPVDSIYTPVMKVTYRVEATRVEQRTDFDRLIIDVETKASISPRTALASAGSTLVELFGLCRELDETAEGIDIGPSPQDAQLAADLALPIEELDLTVRSYNCLKREGINTVGELIGRTEADLLDIRNFGQKSIDEVKMKLAGMGLGLKDSAPSFDPTNVVDSFGEVDYDSDDYRETEQL
- the rpsD gene encoding 30S ribosomal protein S4; the protein is MARYTGADCRRCRREKMKLFLKGSKCDGPKCPFESRPFPPGQHGRGRTKESEYLLQHREKQKARRVYGVLEKQFRGYYDEAVSKKGKTGEVLLQILETRLDNVVYRSGWASSRDMARQLVKHGHFLVNGKKVDIPSYRIKEHDIVEVREKSREMTPFVVASAQAGGRTIPAWLESIPSQFKVLVHSLPSRQVIDTQVQEQLIVELYSK
- the rpsK gene encoding 30S ribosomal protein S11 is translated as MPPKARAGAAVKKVRRKERKNVAHGQAHIKSTFNNTIVSITDPTGAVISWASAGQVGFKGSRKSTPFAAQMAAEAAARRAMEHGMRKVDVFVKGPGSGRETAIRSLQAVGLEVGQISDVTPQPHNGCRPPKRRRV
- the rpsM gene encoding 30S ribosomal protein S13, translating into MARLVGVDLPREKRMEIALTYIFGVGRTRAVEALAATGIDPNKRAKDLTDEEVVLLRDYIEGNFKVEGDLRREVAADIRRKVEIGCYAGIRHRRGLPVRGQRTRTNARTRKGPKRTVAGKKKPGKK
- the rpmJ gene encoding 50S ribosomal protein L36; amino-acid sequence: MKVKPSVKKICNKCRVIRRHGRVMIICEDPRHKQRQG
- the infA gene encoding translation initiation factor IF-1, which produces MPKKDGAIEIEGRVIEPLPNAMFRVELANGHKVLAHISGKMRQHYIRILPEDRVVVELSPYDLTRGRIVYRYK